GACTATATGCTTCAATGACGCCTGCACGAATTTATGTCCACTGTATCCGAGGGACTTGACCACTCCGAGCTCGACATTGGCGACATCTTGGATCGGCTCTTTCAGCAGAAACACCTCCCATACTATATTGTTTAATGGGAGGCAGCGCTGGCATGCATCCCAAAGCTCAATTAGCTGGCGTCGACTCGTGGCCTTGTGCAAATCCCACGGTATCAGATGGACCTgtggcggcgaggagggttcACACCCCTCGGCCTTCGCGTTGAGCTGCAGACAGATATCTATCGCCTGCTGAAGCGCCGACTCTGTAGCCTTTTGCTCCTCCTCGGTAGCTGGAAAAAGGAGAAACACGTTTAGATGGCCCAGACCATGATGAATGGAGCTTTTTGGAAGTTCAATGCGAGAAACATCGGGCTCGGGATGCTCCTCCCAGGCCAGGATCGCCGAAGTCTCTGGACTCAACGGACGCCTATCGGGGTCATGCAGAGCGAGTCCAGCGTCGGGGAAGGGGTTATTCTCTCTGCTCGGGGCCGTGGGTTCGAAGCTCGACAATTCCGCAAGAATGTCTTCATATACGAGTTCGTGCTCGTCTCCTCCAATGGGCCATGTCGGACCAGCCGTGCGCTTTGCAAAGATGTGAATTTGGCCTTCTCCTGTTGCAGGCCGGATGGAGACCATCACAGCAGAGACAGTCGGATACTCGCCCACCCTCAGAGTTCCAGTGAGCTGACGCTTGGTTAGTTGGTCTGCCACCAAGAGACCGTCCCATCCTGCGCGCGAGGCCAGTACTGCTGCAGCATGGATGTTGGCCTGGCTGTCGGGGAACGGGCCCTGTTTGGCGATGGCCTGGAGGGTCTCTGTCGAAGGCTGCCAGGGATGAACAGTCAGGGTTTCGTCATTCTTCACCGACCCTTGCAGGTGCTGAATTAGACGGGTCGTTTCGCTATCTTTCAGATCTGCGAGGATAACGAGTGGCAGTTGAGCACCCTTGGTGGTGTCGTCTTTGACGGGTATGCCATGGGTGGGAAGAGACGGGGATGCACTCATGTTGAGTGAGGTATGGAATATCaaattattattcttattcttgtTACAACGTGTCagtcttaataatttaatagtattgTCTCGCCCCCACTCAGCCCCTCGTCGCCAGTGTCCAACTGCGAATGAAAGTCAGGGCTCGAGTCCACTTGCTGCTTGCAGTGATGATGAGCAAGTggcttattatttaaaatctAGGGTACTACTGCTCCTTCACGCATTTCTGCCACTGGCTTCTGGCCTGCTCAAACAGCGATTCGTTTGTGATCATTTCCCACCCGATCATCCCCAGACTCTTGCCCACCACCAGCGCTTCCTCGTGGGCGCCGTCTgttccagcagcagcagcaaacgTGGGATGGTGAGGAAAAGCACCGTCCGCGGCTGGGATGGCAAACATCGTATGCAGGGTGGGCATAATGTAGCTGACATTGCCTTCAAATCGTTAATATGCAGTCAATTAATGGCTCTGATGAAGCACGTACCGATATCAGAAGACCCAGTCAGGACCTTTTCGTGGCTTTTGAGAACATTGCGCCCGTACGTGCCCATGTGTGTCTGGTATAGAGCACAGAGGGTGTCATTGAGCTTGATGTCGGCATACAGCTCTTTCCTGTTGAAGTTCATTAGAGGAAGACAAGCACTTAGGGTCACTAATTAGAACATACTCGACAATGTTGACCTCGCACCCTGATGCTGAAGCCCCGGCCTCGATACACCTGCGCGCCCTGGACATCAATGCATTCAGTCCTTTTAATGACGGAGAGCGAATCTGCCAGTAGGCCTTTGTGAACGCCGGTATGACATTCGCGACCTTGGGTGTATCAAGGAAAGCGCAGTGGACTCTCTCGTCCGGCTTCATTTGCTGGCGCAGCATCGCCATGTTGTTATACGCGCCGACCAGGGCGTCAAGGGCATTGACTCCGTCCCAGGGATTGCCACCAGCGTGGGCACTGATGCCTGTGAACTCGCAGTGGATTTCCTTGCGTGCGTTCATCAATACACCAGCGCATCCGTCTGAAACCACGCCAGGGAAGAGCTCTTTCGGCCCTGCGTGACTATACGACAGTTAGTTGGGTCCTGTCATGAATGTATTCATACGTACGCCATTAATGATATATCCACTCCATTGTAAGCACCAGCATCAATCAGCTTGGCCTTGCCGCCACCATTTTCCTCTGCGGGGGTGCCCAACAGCTGGGTGCGACCGGGGATATTATATTGCTTGAGAACCGCCGACAGTGCTAGAAAGGCTGCAACACTGCTGGTTGTGATGAGGTTATGGCCACAGGCATGCCCAATGTCGGGCAGCGCATCGTATTCGGCGTTGAAGTTGACCAGACGGCCGCCAGAGCCACTTCTGGCCTCGAAGGAGGTGTCGAGCCCGAATGCGTGTCGGGTTACTGTGAAGCCCTTTTCCTCGAGAAATTTGCAGATTGTATCGTGTGCTCTGTGCTCCTCGTATGCGGTTTCGGGGTTGGACCAGATCTAGCGCTGTCAGTACGCAATCTACGTAGCTGTATGGGGTTGATATGGTACATTCTTGTTGAGAGCGCGTAGGGAAACATTCGCCGCTTCCAGCGCCGCGTCAACAGACGCCTTTACTTGCTCGATAGTAGGGTTGAGGATGGCCATGGTGCTCGCCGTGATGATGACTGCGGGCAAGTCTGGGCAGTGGCTGTATATGAACAGACGGAACAGCTCCGCAATCTCCGCGTTCCCCGCGACGTTGGAGACGGTCGGCTTTGATATCGGTACTCTTTGGCCATTAGTCGCTCCATGATTACATCAAGGTGAGCCAATATGGCGAGCGTCGTGGCCCTCACCCTATCTGGGGATTCCCCGGACAGGCGCGATATGCGGGGAGATTTGCCACGACGGCGATTTAATTGGTTCGTTTTCATTGGCCCTTGGCTGGCGTTGAGTTTGACATTGCCGAGAGCAGTTCCTGATTGGAGCAGCAGCCGACCAGGCCCTGATGCCAGTATCAGGAACCGTCCGTGCTGGCTGACGGCTTGGAGACGGTGGGGACTGCATACACCGAGCCCAATTCCGTCCTGGTATCGCCTAGAGCTCTCCTGAGGCCAAGACGGTTGCTGCTATGCTGCTCATTTGCCGACGGCCTGCGCGTACAAAAGATGCTGTCTCCAGCCGCATACCTCCCAGCAACTACACAACCCAGCACAATCCGATAATGCACACCCATTCCAGACGGACCTCCAAGGACATGCCAGTCGACGATGCAGGGGAGGCAAAGCCCTACCTCGAAGAATTGGAAACCCAAGATGCCGACTTGGGccagatgatggaggtggcTGCAACGCCCGAAGAGGAGCGCCGCGTAGTTCGCAAACTGGATATGATGTTGGTTATGCTGCCCATATTCAGGACATGTCTGGACTGACACGACCAGTTTAATCCCCATGATGGGTCTCTGCTACATGATGCAGTACATGGACAAGCTGGCTCTGAGTCAAGCAACCCTGTTCAACCTCCGAGAAGACCTCGTACGTTGCACTCCCTGGCCAAATACTCTACACCTCTGACTTCGATTAGAACCTCCAGGGCTCGGATTACTCGTGGACGTCGGCCGTTTTCTACTTTGGATATCTTGGATGGAGTTGGCCCAGCAGCTACCTGATGGTTCGCCTGCCGCTGGGGAAATACCTCACTGCCTGCGTCTTGACCTGGGGAGGCGTCCTGATGTGCCACGCCGGAGCAAAGAACTTTGGAGGCCTGATGACCGCGAGGTTCTTCCTGGGCGTCGGCGAGGCGGCCATCGCTCCAGGGTTTGCCCTTATTACTGGGATGCTATACAAACGAGAGGAGCAGCCAGCACGGTACGTATCCCTACAATCCATATCAAAGTGCCTCTCTAACCACCGACATAGACAAGCCGCCTGGTTCCTGGGTAACTGCATCGCCACAGTGATCGGGGGAGTCGTGGCCTACGGCATTGGCACGGTCGAAGGGACTGCAGTCAACAGCTGGcagctgctcttcctcgttctcggGACTATAACAGCCGGGATGGTGCTCTGGCTAGTCTTCCTGCTGCCAGACTCGCCCAAGAAGATCGTCTTCCTCACGAAGAAAGAGCGGGCAATTATCATCCAGCGTACAGTGGCTAACAAGACCGGCATGATGGACACCGGCGCATTCAAGATGGGCCAGGCCTGGCAAGCCCTGCGCGATCCCCAGACGTGGTTTCTGGTGTTGTATCAGTTCTGCGTTAACCTGTGGAACGGCGGCGTTACCAGTGTATGTCCTCATTCTCTTCTATGTCTGAACCCTCAGCTAACAGTCTTCCAGTTCTCGTCGATTATCATCAACAGCTTCGGCTTTAGTCACTTGAAATCCCTCCTCATGCAGATGCCCATGGGCGGTGCTCAGGTTGTCTTTTTGGTTCTGAGTGCTGCCATCGCGACCTGGTTTCCTCGAGCTCGCATTGTCACCATGATAATCAACACGCTGGTCTCGCTGGTGGGCATGTTGCTGGTCTGGCAGTTGGACGAAGACAACCAGGTCGGTCGCATGGTCGGGCTGACCCTTGGAGCTGTCTTTGCTGTCAATATTCCGCTATCGCTGAGTGTCATCAGCTCGAATGTCGCTGGCTTCACAAAGCGCAGTGTCACCAGTGCGTTGATGTTTGTTGCGTACTGTGTGGGAAACATTATCGGGCCCCAGCTCTTTCTGACCTCGGAGGAGCCAGCCTACCCTGTGAGTTCAGTCCATCCATCCACGTATTCAGTACTGATGATCTATAGACTGGCATGAAAGCGGCCGTCTCTGGTTTGGCACTGGGcgccttcttcctgctctgccTGTTGCTCTACTACATCTTCGAGAACCGACGCCGCGATGCTAAGTATGGACCACCGACTCAGCTtacagaagaggaggagcgtgCTCATGCATTGTCGAACAAGACGGACTTGGAGCTTGAGAGCTTTCGTTATTTGATTTAGTAGCGGTGGTTAGGTTGATACACTGGATGTGCTCTAGGTCCGCTTAGATCCGTATAGAACGTCCAAACTATTCATTACCGTATTCCATTCCATGATTTACCCTGCAGATCTATTCCAGCTGAAGGTCGAGATCTAATTTTAACTTTAATGAACACTTGCAGTCAACTCTGGCTGGGCGCCTAACCAGAACCCCCAACATTCCTCGCCCTTGATGGATCACCGTCCTCAGTCTCCCACTGCAGCACTCTGCACTCCCAGCTTCGTTATGGCTCAAGTAAGTTCATCTCCTGTTCTAGTTCGCTGCTAATGTACCAGCGAATCCCCAACCGCCCTCTCAACCACGTTGCTGTCTCGGTGCCCGACATCGACGCCTTTGTGCAATGGTACACTCGCGTCTTTGGCTTCCAGCAGATGGGAACCATCTCTCTCGTGAAACGATCCGAGTGGCCTGACAATCccttctttaatatctacCCAGACAATCTCAACGAGTATAAGATCGCCTACCTGGCCACCGGCAACGCGGCCAGTCTGGAGGTCATGCAGTTCATCGATCCAGCGCCCATTCCTCCGCCCGAGTTCTTTCAGTACAACCGACAAGGCTTTTTCCATATTTGCGTCACAGATCCCGATCCAGGAAGCCTGGCAAATACGGCAGCTGAGGCTGGAGGACGCATTATTGGGGAGGTGATCGAGATTGCAGGGAGCGACTGTGCCTATGTTGCCGACCCCTGGGGGAATATCGTCGAGATTCTAAGTATGAGCTTCGAGCGACTTGTTACTAGCGTTTCTACCTGATCATTACTGTATTTCGTTGCTGTACATAATACTCCTAACCGTGCATCACCCGCTGAAATACCGCTTGGAAGCGAGTCTCTGCACTGGTCATGTCGACCCttgctgcctcctccctcaGTCGTTCAGACCTGCTTTGTACCTGCTTCTGTAGCGATGGCCAGTCCAGCTGGGTTAGACGGCCGTCCTGCTTGACGATGTTCCCATCGACAATCACGGTGTCGATGTTCTTTGGCGATGCATGGAAGACCACCGTTGCAATAGGGTCCAAGACCGGCACTGTCTCGATATCATCGCATCGAAAGAAGATCAAATCGGCCTTTTTTCCAGGCACTATGGACCCAACTATTGactccatctgcatcgccTCTGCGCCTCCCAGAGTCGCCATATGCAGCACGTCTGCTGTCTTTCTGCGCAGGCCCGTCTGCACCGTCTGGTCATACTCGCGCGCTCGTTGTGCTTGGAGCGTCAGTCGCATCTGCGCGACAAAGTCGTTTCCCTGGTTAGAAGTGATATCCAGTCCAAGGCCGGTTCGACATCCCAGGTCACTGGCCTTCCACACGATGGGATACCCCATGCCCATCTGCAGCTCCGTGTCTGGTGTGCCCACAACGCCTGCTCCAGACCTTCGCACGGCCTCCAGCTCGTCGCTCGTAAACCAAACCCCATGGCTCAAAACGAGGTCCGATCCCATCATCCCGGCAtcctcaagctgctgcacGATCTCAGGTTTCGGCTCACCATGGGACACGACTGAAGCATGCGCTGTGGTAATTCGAGGCTCCAACTTCCTCGCAACCTCCAACCCCCTGACATTTTCCTCGGGCGACAGGTTCGTCGGATCGTCCAGAGCAACTCCAAAGGTAAGAAGTGCCTCGCCAAGATCATTGCTTGGGAAATGTTCGCGTCGCACCCGGAGCGCATCCTCAAACCTCGCGGCCTGATCAAAGGCATCAGTAGCTGCACTCTCAGGCTCGCCAGGAACAGGTGGGTTTTGGTAAAACCCATAGCAAAATGTCCCCCTAATTCTGGAATCTTTTAAGCCCTTGACTGCTGCATCAGCATGTTCCGGCGAGTTCACAACGTGGCAGTGATCGAGCACAGTTGTAATCCCATTATTCAGCAGACTCATCGCAGCTGCATAGTTGGCGACGCCGACATCTTCCGCCGTATACAGACTCCCGTAGACCATTCGCAGGTGGCAGGCATATCCGAAGAGAGACCAATCCAGGGTGAGGCCACGCAGGAGATGCTGCCACATGTGGTGGTGCCCGTTGACGAAGCCGGGGGTGATAATGCAGTTCGTGGCGTCGACCGTGACTGCTGTACTGCCGTCTTCGGGACTCGGCAGAGAAAGATTCGGGCCTACAGCTTTGATCCATGAGGTTTCTATCAGAATGTCGTGGTCTTTGAGGACGGTGCTGCGTGATGGCTGCATGGGGACCACAGTTGCCCCTTTGATCAGGATATACGAAGTCGCCATGTTGAAGGGAAAAAACAAGAAACGACAGTGTATCACTGTATCACACGGATATatgatattttattttatatttgGAATACCGTCTTTATATATCAACTTCTCTGGTTCGTGACGTCGACCGTAAGACCATAAACCCCGCGCGGGGTTTCAGGCCCCCTGCAGCAGTCATGAAGTTTAATCGCGTTCACACTCTCGAGCGCGACGTCGCGCCCaggatggagttgattgatttatttaagtttaagGCAATctaaactagtatatttagtGGGGGCCTGGAATGTGGCTCCACCGTTGTAGGTCGCCGTTTGTTGCTGCCGGCGGTTGGTGTGCTGAATATATATTTGGTGAAACCATATACAATATGCCTCCCATCATAGGCAGTTGAAAAATTAAAGCCCTGGAAACGAATCAAGTTGATTGGGTATATATAcagtgatgaagatggaatatTTATAGCCTCGCCTTTGGCGATAGCACTTGGCTAGATGGAGCCACCTCAACAATCATCTTCCCCGTATTGACGCCACGGTATAGATCAACCAGGGCCTTGGGCGCTGCTTCTAGTCCCCCGGGTATAATGTGATCCTTGCGTGCAAGCTTCCCCTGTGCCAGCCAGGAGGAAATCTCCTCGCGCGCACTCTGGTATTTATCGGCGAAATCGAAGACAATGAAGCCCTTCATCGTGACGCGTTGCGACTAGGAGAGCGTTAGCGCGAAAGCATCTACTAGGAAAGGAGACTTACAATCACGTTCATATAGCTGGCGGGCCCCTTTGGCTTCGAAGTGTTATACTGACTGATCGCACCGCAGATGGCGAACCGCGCATTTCGGGCGGCCCGAGCGAGACAAGCATCCAGAATGTCACCACCGACGTTATCAAAGTAGACGTCGATGTAGTCCGGGGTAGCCGCCTTCAGCTGCTTGCGCCAATCCGAGTCCTTATAGTTGATGGCGACATCAAAGCCCAACTCCTTCCGCAG
This genomic interval from Aspergillus puulaauensis MK2 DNA, chromosome 7, nearly complete sequence contains the following:
- a CDS encoding uncharacterized protein (COG:F,Q;~EggNog:ENOG410PM13;~InterPro:IPR011059,IPR006680,IPR032466;~PFAM:PF01979;~go_function: GO:0016787 - hydrolase activity [Evidence IEA];~go_function: GO:0016810 - hydrolase activity, acting on carbon-nitrogen (but not peptide) bonds [Evidence IEA]); its protein translation is MATSYILIKGATVVPMQPSRSTVLKDHDILIETSWIKAVGPNLSLPSPEDGSTAVTVDATNCIITPGFVNGHHHMWQHLLRGLTLDWSLFGYACHLRMVYGSLYTAEDVGVANYAAAMSLLNNGITTVLDHCHVVNSPEHADAAVKGLKDSRIRGTFCYGFYQNPPVPGEPESAATDAFDQAARFEDALRVRREHFPSNDLGEALLTFGVALDDPTNLSPEENVRGLEVARKLEPRITTAHASVVSHGEPKPEIVQQLEDAGMMGSDLVLSHGVWFTSDELEAVRRSGAGVVGTPDTELQMGMGYPIVWKASDLGCRTGLGLDITSNQGNDFVAQMRLTLQAQRAREYDQTVQTGLRRKTADVLHMATLGGAEAMQMESIVGSIVPGKKADLIFFRCDDIETVPVLDPIATVVFHASPKNIDTVIVDGNIVKQDGRLTQLDWPSLQKQVQSRSERLREEAARVDMTSAETRFQAVFQRVMHG
- a CDS encoding M20 family metallopeptidase (COG:E;~EggNog:ENOG410PJ40;~InterPro:IPR017144,IPR002933,IPR011650,IPR017439, IPR036264;~MEROPS:MER0014418;~PFAM:PF01546,PF07687;~go_function: GO:0016787 - hydrolase activity [Evidence IEA]), which translates into the protein MAILNPTIEQVKASVDAALEAANVSLRALNKNIWSNPETAYEEHRAHDTICKFLEEKGFTVTRHAFGLDTSFEARSGSGGRLVNFNAEYDALPDIGHACGHNLITTSSVAAFLALSAVLKQYNIPGRTQLLGTPAEENGGGKAKLIDAGAYNGVDISLMAHAGPKELFPGVVSDGCAGVLMNARKEIHCEFTGISAHAGGNPWDGVNALDALVGAYNNMAMLRQQMKPDERVHCAFLDTPKVANVIPAFTKAYWQIRSPSLKGLNALMSRARRCIEAGASASGCEVNIVEKELYADIKLNDTLCALYQTHMGTYGRNVLKSHEKVLTGSSDIGNVSYIMPTLHTMFAIPAADGAFPHHPTFAAAAGTDGAHEEALVVGKSLGMIGWEMITNESLFEQARSQWQKCVKEQ
- a CDS encoding uncharacterized protein (COG:G;~EggNog:ENOG410QDJA;~InterPro:IPR020846,IPR011701,IPR036259;~PFAM:PF07690;~TransMembrane:12 (i85-102o131-149i156-174o186-206i218-237o249-269i319-343o355-378i383-403o409-432i444-466o478-499i);~go_function: GO:0022857 - transmembrane transporter activity [Evidence IEA];~go_process: GO:0055085 - transmembrane transport [Evidence IEA]) — its product is MLLICRRPARTKDAVSSRIPPSNYTTQHNPIMHTHSRRTSKDMPVDDAGEAKPYLEELETQDADLGQMMEVAATPEEERRVVRKLDMILIPMMGLCYMMQYMDKLALSQATLFNLREDLNLQGSDYSWTSAVFYFGYLGWSWPSSYLMVRLPLGKYLTACVLTWGGVLMCHAGAKNFGGLMTARFFLGVGEAAIAPGFALITGMLYKREEQPARQAAWFLGNCIATVIGGVVAYGIGTVEGTAVNSWQLLFLVLGTITAGMVLWLVFLLPDSPKKIVFLTKKERAIIIQRTVANKTGMMDTGAFKMGQAWQALRDPQTWFLVLYQFCVNLWNGGVTSFSSIIINSFGFSHLKSLLMQMPMGGAQVVFLVLSAAIATWFPRARIVTMIINTLVSLVGMLLVWQLDEDNQVGRMVGLTLGAVFAVNIPLSLSVISSNVAGFTKRSVTSALMFVAYCVGNIIGPQLFLTSEEPAYPTGMKAAVSGLALGAFFLLCLLLYYIFENRRRDAKYGPPTQLTEEEERAHALSNKTDLELESFRYLI
- a CDS encoding uncharacterized protein (COG:S;~EggNog:ENOG410PYYM;~InterPro:IPR004360,IPR037523,IPR029068;~PFAM:PF13669,PF00903) yields the protein MDHRPQSPTAALCTPSFVMAQRIPNRPLNHVAVSVPDIDAFVQWYTRVFGFQQMGTISLVKRSEWPDNPFFNIYPDNLNEYKIAYLATGNAASLEVMQFIDPAPIPPPEFFQYNRQGFFHICVTDPDPGSLANTAAEAGGRIIGEVIEIAGSDCAYVADPWGNIVEILSMSFERLVTSVST